One genomic region from Amphiprion ocellaris isolate individual 3 ecotype Okinawa chromosome 20, ASM2253959v1, whole genome shotgun sequence encodes:
- the nkx2.1 gene encoding homeobox protein Nkx-2.1 isoform X2 yields the protein MSMSPKHTTPFSVSDILSPLEESYKKVSMENNNLGAPLTSYRQPQVSQAAMQQHHMGHNGTVSAAYHMTAAGVSQLSHTAMGGYCNGNLGNMGDLPSYQDGMRGSATATGWYGANPDPRFSTISRFMGSSSGMNMGSMGSLSSLADVGKGMGSLSSTPRRKRRVLFSQAQVYELERRFKQQKYLSAPEREHLQMQQESGSCQQQQQQSPRRVAVPVLVKDGKPCQGSGHTPTSSAQTHHQQGGNAMIMSSNPSGLGQHQSQQVGSTGHSPDLAPHSSSPPSLQSQVASLSQLNSPGAEYGSALQCSALLYGRTW from the exons ATGTCGATGAGCCCTAAGCATACGACTCCTTTTTCTGTTTCCGATATCTTGAGTCCCCTTGAGGAGAGCTATAAGAAAGTAAGTATGGAGAATAACAACTTGGGGGCACCTCTCACTTCTTACCGGCAGCCGCAGGTCTCTCAGGCGGCGATGCAGCAGCACCACATGGGCCATAATGGGACTGTGTCTGCGGCTTACCACATGACTGCGGCAGGTGTTTCTCAGCTGTCACACACGGCCATGGGGGGCTACTGTAACGGCAACCTGGGCAACATGGGCGACCTGCCGTCCTACCAGGACGGCATGAGGGGAAGCGCCACGGCCACCGGCTGGTACGGAGCCAACCCAGACCCGCGTTTCTCCACCA TCTCTCGCTTCATGGGTTCGTCGTCGGGCATGAACATGGGCAGCATGGGCAGCCTCAGCTCCCTGGCAGACGTTGGCAAAGGCATGGGCTCCCTGTCCAGCACCCCGAGGAGAAAGAGGCGAGTGCTGTTTTCGCAGGCTCAAGTCTACGAGCTGGAGCGACGCTTCAAGCAGCAGAAATACCTGTCGGCGCCGGAGAGGGAGCACCTG CAGATGCAGCAGGAGAGCGGCTcctgccagcagcagcagcagcagtccccGCGGAGGGTGGCGGTGCCGGTGCTGGTCAAGGACGGGAAGCCGTGCCAAGGCAGCGGCCACACGCCAACGTCCTCCGCGCAGACGCACCACCAGCAAGGGGGCAATGCCATGATCATGTCCAGCAACCCGTCCGGCCTCGGGCAGCACCAGAGCCAGCAGGTGGGAAGCACAGGTCACTCTCCAGACTTGGCGCCGCACTCCTCCAGTCCGCCGTCGCTGCAGAGCCAAGTGGCCAGCCTCTCCCAACTCAACTCCCCCGGCGCAGAGTACGGCTCGGCCCTACAGTGTTCGGCCCTGTTATACGGCAGGACGTGGTGA
- the nkx2.1 gene encoding homeobox protein Nkx-2.1 isoform X1 yields the protein MSMSPKHTTPFSVSDILSPLEESYKKVSMENNNLGAPLTSYRQPQVSQAAMQQHHMGHNGTVSAAYHMTAAGVSQLSHTAMGGYCNGNLGNMGDLPSYQDGMRGSATATGWYGANPDPRFSTISRFMGSSSGMNMGSMGSLSSLADVGKGMGSLSSTPRRKRRVLFSQAQVYELERRFKQQKYLSAPEREHLASMIHLTPTQVKIWFQNHRYKMKRQAKDKVSQQQMQQESGSCQQQQQQSPRRVAVPVLVKDGKPCQGSGHTPTSSAQTHHQQGGNAMIMSSNPSGLGQHQSQQVGSTGHSPDLAPHSSSPPSLQSQVASLSQLNSPGAEYGSALQCSALLYGRTW from the exons ATGTCGATGAGCCCTAAGCATACGACTCCTTTTTCTGTTTCCGATATCTTGAGTCCCCTTGAGGAGAGCTATAAGAAAGTAAGTATGGAGAATAACAACTTGGGGGCACCTCTCACTTCTTACCGGCAGCCGCAGGTCTCTCAGGCGGCGATGCAGCAGCACCACATGGGCCATAATGGGACTGTGTCTGCGGCTTACCACATGACTGCGGCAGGTGTTTCTCAGCTGTCACACACGGCCATGGGGGGCTACTGTAACGGCAACCTGGGCAACATGGGCGACCTGCCGTCCTACCAGGACGGCATGAGGGGAAGCGCCACGGCCACCGGCTGGTACGGAGCCAACCCAGACCCGCGTTTCTCCACCA TCTCTCGCTTCATGGGTTCGTCGTCGGGCATGAACATGGGCAGCATGGGCAGCCTCAGCTCCCTGGCAGACGTTGGCAAAGGCATGGGCTCCCTGTCCAGCACCCCGAGGAGAAAGAGGCGAGTGCTGTTTTCGCAGGCTCAAGTCTACGAGCTGGAGCGACGCTTCAAGCAGCAGAAATACCTGTCGGCGCCGGAGAGGGAGCACCTGGCAAGTATGATCCACCTCACCCCGACCCAGGTGAAAATCTGGTTCCAGAATCACCGGTATAAGATGAAGAGGCAGGCTAAAGACAAGGTCTCCCAACAGCAGATGCAGCAGGAGAGCGGCTcctgccagcagcagcagcagcagtccccGCGGAGGGTGGCGGTGCCGGTGCTGGTCAAGGACGGGAAGCCGTGCCAAGGCAGCGGCCACACGCCAACGTCCTCCGCGCAGACGCACCACCAGCAAGGGGGCAATGCCATGATCATGTCCAGCAACCCGTCCGGCCTCGGGCAGCACCAGAGCCAGCAGGTGGGAAGCACAGGTCACTCTCCAGACTTGGCGCCGCACTCCTCCAGTCCGCCGTCGCTGCAGAGCCAAGTGGCCAGCCTCTCCCAACTCAACTCCCCCGGCGCAGAGTACGGCTCGGCCCTACAGTGTTCGGCCCTGTTATACGGCAGGACGTGGTGA